A single Macrobrachium nipponense isolate FS-2020 chromosome 5, ASM1510439v2, whole genome shotgun sequence DNA region contains:
- the LOC135215700 gene encoding LOW QUALITY PROTEIN: serine proteinase stubble-like (The sequence of the model RefSeq protein was modified relative to this genomic sequence to represent the inferred CDS: inserted 1 base in 1 codon) — MTRAVIILKVNKNQKSAATLLTSDQKSLLASTREEKRNRPDSQYHNKRERERVREHWTCDPLKMKARRTSQQTLMWYYLCWSLAASITLTAAHPFLYLRGTRYGYGRNIRPLGCVSKTGEKGVCMFAWDCMKANGTHLGTCIDRFYFGSCCKMNNEITTPPTEVTPISGGFGGTPPVGGHSSVGQPSDDEDSKVESSSEHSSASEVSVLGSTSTEASVDDQGSTPEHVPTVGHSSTQGQTSTSASGEHTFIDGSMQSTGMISIDMPTSTAETTSAEEQASDEQTSIHGETPSVPEETSNEVLTNDEVISIQGASWQEPPVTTLDTGEGSVTSSVHPNEITAETLTTPFEIADPLSSTTEVTVAVDPKPMQPEITSPGVTGVSSSTSVGEETSAEFPDDLTPTTLDTTETPENQPSTPDMASVTPVSAPATEVPDAGVTGETQTEKITGSVATITIDETKTPTSTEIPEIVSISIDTTSSGPDGSEMSKPTVQPSIETTELVTTLQQELFTDESTQPPKPSDLLPPVISPIVPGSIFPAAATQEPGITTWIPSASTEHPSVATNFPIIFPGFPSITDSTAKPVVDVLTDKPELTTIGKPAIEESGEVTEKPDGMPVSAEDTERPTTTEVTETSSETDSSEVVDPVDMTTTVIPLSTQSPEDELLNRLNTSSYKDICGTPVYPTKRIVGGSEATFGEWPWQVSLRQWRQVTFLHKCGAALLNENWAITAAHCVENVQPDELLLRLGEFDLETSEEPYPFTERKVQIVATHPQFDPRTFEYDLALLRFQEPVNFLPNIIPICVPQDDYTFINDTGYVTGWGRLYEEGPLPSVLQKVPVPVITNEECEGMYRVAGYVEHIPNIFICAGYEAGRRDSCEGDSGGPLVIQRADGKWYLAGVISWGIGCALPNQPGXYTRISEFREWIEKIIVF; from the exons GAACCGTCCTGACTCCCAGTAccacaacaagagagagagagagagagtgagagagcattGGACGTGCGACCCGTTGAAGATGAAGGCCAGACGCACGTCTCAGCAGACACTAATGTGGTACTACTTGTGTTGGTCTCTAGCGGCGTCAATCACTCTGACTGCAGCGCATCCTTTCCTCTACCTCAGAGGTACTCGATACG GTTATGGACGCAACATCCGACCCCTGGGATGTGTCTCCAAGACAGGAGAAAAGGGCGTCTGTATGTTCGCTTGGGACTGCATGAAAGCCAACGGTACACATCTGGGAACGTGCATAGATAG GTTTTACTTTGGTTCATGTTGTAAGATGAACAATGAGATAACAACTCCACCGACAGAAGTAACACCTATCTCTGGTGGTTTTGGGGGCACACCACCTGTTGGTGGGCATTCTTCCGTAGGACAACCTTCCGATGATGAGGACAGTAAGGTCGAGAGTAGCAGTGAACATTCGTCAGCAAGTGAGGTTTCTGTTCTTGGTTCTACTTCAACAGAAGCTTCTGTTGATGATCAGGGTTCTACCCCAGAACATGTTCCAACTGTTGGACATTCTTCTACCCAAGGACAAACTTCGACTAGTGCATCTGGTGAACACACTTTTATTGATGGATCAATGCAATCCACTGGAATGATCTCCATTGATATGCCTACTTCTACTGCTGAAACAACTTCAGCTGAAGAACAGGCATCTGATGAACAGACTTCTATCCATGGTGAAACTCCTTCTGTACCTGAAGAGACATCTAATGAAGTACTGACAAATGACGAAGTTATTAGTATTCAAGGAGCTTCTTGGCAAGAGCCACCTGTGACAACTTTAGATACAGGAGAAGGAAGTGTGACCAGCTCTGTGCATCCAAATGAAATAACAGCTGAAACATTAACGACTCCTTTTGAAATTGCCGATCCTCTGTCTTCTACCACAGAAGTAACTGTAGCTGTAGACCCTAAGCCAATGCAACCAGAAATAACATCTCCAGGTGTTACAGGAGTCTCATCTTCTACTTCTGTAGGAGAAGAAACATCAGCAGAATTCCCAGACGACTTGACACCAACCACCTTGGACACCACTGAGACTCCAGAAAACCAGCCATCTACTCCTGACATGGCTTCTGTCACGCCCGTAAGTGCTCCTGCCACTGAGGTTCCTGATGCAGGAGTTACTGGAGAGacacaaacagaaaaaattaCAGGATCAGTTGCAACAATCACAATTGACGAGACGAAGACACCAACATCAACAGAGATTCCTGAAATTGTAAGCATTAGCATTGACACCACAAGCAGTGGACCAGATGGGTCTGAAATGTCAAAACCGACAGTTCAGCCGTCAATTGAAACTACAGAGCTAGTTACCACTCTTCAACAAGAGTTATTCACAGATGAATCAACTCAACCCCCTAAACCTTCAGATCTGCTCCCTCCAGTTATTAGCCCTATTGTTCCTGGATCTATATTTCCTGCGGCAGCTACTCAGGAACCAGGCATAACTACCTGGATTCCTAGTGCGTCCACAGAACACCCTTCAGTTGCTACCAATTTCCCTATCATCTTCCCTGGATTTCCTAGTATTACTGATTCCACAGCCAAACCTGTAGTTGATGTGTTGACGGATAAACCAGAACTAACAACAATTGGAAAACCGGCGATTGAGGAAAGTGGAGAGGTTACTGAAAAACCTGATGGTATGCCGGTTTCAGCTGAGGACACAGAAAGACCTACAACCACTGAAGTAACTGAGACCTCTAGCGAGACTGATAGCTCAGAAGTGGTAGATCCTGTTGACATGACGACTACAGTTATACCACTCAGCACACAGTCACCAGAAGACGAACTTCTTAACCGACTGAACACCTCCAGCTATAAAGACA tcTGTGGGACTCCTGTTTATCCCACGAAACGCATCGTTGGAGGAAGCGAAGCAACATTCGGAGAGTGGCCATGGCAG GTTTCTTTGCGTCAGTGGCGTCAAGTAACCTTCCTCCACAAGTGCGGCGCTGCTCTCCTAAATGAAAACTGGGCCATTACAGCAGCTCACTGTGTCGAAAA TGTCCAACCTGACGAACTTCTGCTCAGATTAGGAGAATTCGATCTCGAAACCTCTGAGGAACCTTATCCTTTCACTGAGAGGAAGGTTCAGATTGTTGCCACACATCCTCAGTTCGACCCCAGGACATTCGAATATGATTTAGCCCTTCTCAG ATTCCAGGAGCCCGTGAATTTCCTGCCGAACATCATTCCAATTTGTGTACCACAAGACGACTATACTTTTATAAATGACACTGGATATGTCACAGGATGGGGGCGACtctatgaag AAGGTCCTCTGCCATCTGTCTTGCAAAAGGTGCCTGTACCCGTCATTACTAATGAAGAATGTGAGGGAATGTACAGAGTAGCAGGCTATGTTGAGCACATACCAAACATCTTCATTTGCGCAGGGTACGAGGCAGGTCGTAGAGATTCTTGCGAG